The following are encoded in a window of Haloarcula halophila genomic DNA:
- a CDS encoding ZIP family metal transporter, protein MAINEVRVFNNPDRPSLVGVASVVVLIALSALAVTGGLVKVLVISWVAFAAMVAGAWLSVRAERTNPHRLVWGYGLASGAMVTSAAMFLVPQAMGLGGQAGSPRIGGIGIALGLVVGYGSHTIGHRLTHVETSFDTTTAAIAAHALSAGLIIGLVYGSMPTLGLLLGLAIVSHKGPAGYAAARRLSRNGKSATALLLPAAGVGLTAIPSALLAVPQAPALNAVVFGFAAGIFLHVAMDFLPNCEAGSEIDEVCSLHEHSHDLLDELRTHAVGSTVVGAGVVVVAWLALPV, encoded by the coding sequence ATGGCTATTAACGAAGTTAGAGTTTTTAATAACCCCGATCGCCCGTCTCTCGTCGGTGTCGCCAGCGTCGTCGTGCTGATCGCGCTCTCGGCACTGGCCGTCACTGGCGGGCTCGTCAAAGTACTCGTCATCTCGTGGGTCGCGTTCGCGGCGATGGTCGCGGGTGCGTGGCTGAGCGTGCGGGCTGAACGGACCAACCCGCATCGGCTCGTCTGGGGGTACGGACTCGCCAGCGGGGCGATGGTCACCTCGGCAGCGATGTTTCTGGTCCCCCAGGCGATGGGACTGGGCGGGCAGGCCGGTTCACCCCGCATCGGCGGCATCGGCATCGCGCTGGGGCTTGTCGTCGGCTACGGGAGCCACACGATCGGCCATCGACTCACCCACGTCGAGACGAGTTTCGACACGACGACGGCGGCCATCGCCGCCCACGCGCTCTCGGCCGGGCTCATCATCGGGTTGGTCTACGGCTCGATGCCGACGCTGGGCCTCCTGCTCGGACTGGCGATCGTCTCACACAAGGGTCCCGCGGGCTACGCGGCCGCTCGACGGCTGAGTCGGAACGGGAAGTCCGCGACCGCACTCCTGTTGCCAGCAGCCGGCGTCGGTCTGACGGCGATCCCGTCGGCGCTGCTCGCCGTCCCGCAGGCACCGGCGCTCAACGCCGTCGTCTTCGGGTTCGCCGCGGGCATCTTCCTCCACGTCGCGATGGACTTCCTGCCCAACTGCGAGGCCGGCAGCGAGATCGACGAGGTCTGTTCGCTGCACGAACACTCCCACGACCTGCTCGACGAGTTGCGGACCCACGCCGTCGGCTCCACCGTCGTCGGCGCAGGCGTTGTCGTCGTCGCCTGGCTCGCGTTGCCGGTCTGA
- a CDS encoding DMT family transporter — MNPYVLLGGAIVSELVGTTALKLSDGFTNPVPTLGVVIGYGLAFYLVSLTLEELPVGVVYGTWAALGVVGVAAIGVVVFEESVDAAGLVGIGLIVAGVYCLNVLSGMSAH, encoded by the coding sequence GTGAACCCGTACGTACTACTCGGCGGCGCGATCGTCTCCGAACTCGTCGGGACGACCGCGCTCAAACTCTCGGATGGCTTTACGAACCCGGTCCCGACGCTCGGGGTGGTGATCGGCTACGGGCTTGCCTTCTACCTCGTCTCGCTTACCCTGGAAGAACTCCCGGTCGGCGTCGTCTACGGGACCTGGGCCGCACTCGGTGTCGTCGGCGTCGCAGCGATCGGCGTGGTCGTCTTCGAGGAGTCCGTCGACGCGGCCGGCCTCGTCGGGATCGGTCTCATCGTCGCGGGCGTGTACTGTCTGAACGTCCTCTCCGGGATGTCTGCCCACTGA
- a CDS encoding DUF368 domain-containing protein — MTTVPEEVPTLRSSVPSAREWLRTFVIGICMGSADAVPGVSGGTIALIAGIYERLIGAVNAITPERVVRFLRALTPLDGGPSPRGALAVFEEADGWFVVGLCAGIAIAVVLVTRLIHILDQTVPTLLFGFFFGLIAASAFVLVQDLSVETRLQAVAGVTGFLLAFLLSGEAEFLEGGGLLVVFVAGAIAVSAMILPGISGSLLLVILGQYTRMSETLSEFIDSLLGLVTGGGLGDVLAYGTVVVTFMLGGLVGLFTISRAVRRALDRNRRATLAFLVALVVGALRAPVQEVHDEVGFSPEVAAAFLAAGVVGAALLLVLDWYAVDLDLDSV; from the coding sequence ATGACGACCGTGCCCGAGGAGGTGCCGACGCTGCGTAGTTCGGTGCCGTCTGCCCGCGAGTGGCTCCGGACCTTCGTGATCGGAATCTGCATGGGCAGTGCCGACGCCGTTCCGGGCGTCTCCGGGGGGACGATCGCGCTCATCGCGGGGATCTACGAGCGGCTCATCGGCGCGGTCAACGCGATCACACCCGAACGCGTCGTCCGATTCCTGCGAGCGCTGACGCCCCTCGACGGCGGCCCCTCGCCCCGAGGCGCGCTCGCCGTCTTTGAGGAGGCCGACGGCTGGTTCGTCGTCGGCCTCTGTGCGGGGATCGCTATCGCCGTCGTTCTCGTCACGCGGCTCATCCACATCCTCGATCAGACGGTCCCGACGCTGCTGTTCGGGTTCTTCTTCGGGCTCATCGCCGCGTCCGCGTTCGTCCTGGTCCAGGACCTCTCGGTCGAGACGCGGCTTCAGGCCGTCGCCGGCGTCACCGGCTTCCTGCTGGCGTTCCTGCTGTCGGGCGAGGCCGAGTTTCTGGAGGGTGGCGGGCTCCTGGTAGTCTTCGTCGCCGGCGCCATCGCCGTCAGTGCGATGATCCTCCCGGGGATCTCCGGCTCGCTGTTGCTCGTCATCCTCGGCCAGTACACCCGGATGTCCGAAACCCTCAGTGAGTTCATCGACTCGCTGCTCGGCCTCGTCACCGGCGGTGGCCTCGGCGACGTGCTCGCCTACGGTACCGTGGTCGTGACGTTCATGCTGGGCGGGCTGGTCGGGCTGTTCACCATCTCGCGTGCCGTCCGGCGTGCGCTGGACCGGAACCGGCGGGCGACGCTCGCGTTCCTCGTCGCGCTCGTCGTCGGCGCGCTGCGAGCGCCCGTCCAGGAGGTTCACGACGAGGTGGGGTTCAGCCCGGAGGTCGCCGCGGCGTTCCTGGCGGCCGGCGTCGTCGGCGCGGCCCTGCTGCTCGTGCTCGACTGGTACGCCGTCGATCTGGACCTGGATTCGGTCTGA
- the cruF gene encoding bisanhydrobacterioruberin hydratase, whose product MAELLGWQVPEDRAAATRRLDALVREHRFTIAVVFPLVGAVTLLASAQNLLPPPLAFNPFFVLFGTLVMRLPLVAGIAPLLDRKAVAALGLLTAYSYGIELYGVRTGWPYGEFTYGVDLGPMLLGEVPLGLPVFFFPLVLNSYLLVLLLLGRRAESALPRLLATLATVLLVDLILDPGAVAIGFWEYELGQFYGVPWQNYQGWLLSGSIAVLLFDLGFDRAGLRRRLESCEFMLDDLVSFVLLWGGINLFYANWVPVGLAALLGGSLLWTDRFDFDLSETRLGRAVRR is encoded by the coding sequence ATGGCTGAGCTGCTGGGCTGGCAAGTCCCCGAAGACAGGGCGGCGGCGACCCGGCGGCTGGATGCGCTCGTCCGTGAACATCGGTTTACGATCGCCGTCGTCTTCCCGCTGGTCGGTGCAGTGACACTGCTTGCCAGCGCCCAGAACCTGCTCCCGCCGCCGCTGGCGTTCAACCCCTTCTTCGTCCTCTTCGGGACGCTCGTGATGCGCCTGCCGCTGGTCGCCGGGATCGCTCCCCTGCTCGATCGGAAGGCCGTCGCCGCCCTCGGGCTGTTGACGGCCTATTCGTACGGCATCGAACTGTACGGCGTCCGAACCGGTTGGCCCTACGGCGAGTTCACGTACGGCGTCGACCTCGGGCCGATGCTGCTGGGGGAGGTCCCGCTCGGCCTGCCGGTCTTCTTCTTCCCGCTGGTGTTGAACAGCTACCTGCTCGTGTTGCTCCTGCTCGGCCGACGCGCCGAGTCCGCTCTCCCGCGCCTGCTTGCGACGCTGGCGACGGTACTGCTCGTCGACCTGATACTGGACCCCGGCGCGGTGGCGATCGGCTTCTGGGAGTACGAACTGGGGCAGTTCTACGGCGTCCCCTGGCAGAACTACCAGGGGTGGCTCCTGTCGGGGTCGATCGCCGTGTTGCTGTTCGATCTGGGCTTCGACCGGGCAGGCCTCCGTCGCCGGCTGGAGTCCTGCGAGTTCATGCTCGACGACCTGGTGAGTTTCGTCCTCCTGTGGGGCGGGATCAACCTCTTCTACGCGAACTGGGTTCCCGTCGGGCTAGCGGCGCTGCTGGGGGGCAGTCTGCTCTGGACCGACCGCTTCGACTTCGACCTCTCGGAGACGCGACTGGGCCGGGCGGTCCGGCGCTGA
- a CDS encoding NUDIX hydrolase — MTLEERTREAVRTELQRLLDRYGEVEVDRQTVTNEPDLFEAGRDLAQEGWLGDAGTWVTDDSGRVLLIRHEGEPDTWGTPGGGHEPGTDDGLDGTALRTLTEQTGVEADLDSLYYVRWQTVVNEADADDRLHMLSVVFEGTAVSTDIVEGEADHGVLAATWFQNLPERLHEIPQRKSEEAE; from the coding sequence ATGACACTGGAAGAACGGACCCGGGAGGCGGTCCGGACGGAACTACAGCGACTCCTCGACCGGTACGGTGAGGTCGAAGTTGACCGCCAGACCGTAACCAACGAACCCGACCTGTTCGAGGCGGGACGAGACCTCGCCCAGGAGGGGTGGCTGGGCGACGCGGGGACCTGGGTCACTGACGATTCGGGACGTGTCCTGCTCATTCGACACGAGGGCGAGCCCGACACCTGGGGGACACCCGGTGGCGGTCACGAACCGGGGACCGACGACGGTCTCGACGGGACGGCCCTGCGGACGCTGACCGAACAGACCGGCGTTGAGGCCGACCTGGACTCGCTGTACTACGTCCGCTGGCAGACGGTCGTCAACGAGGCCGACGCCGACGACCGGCTCCACATGCTCAGCGTGGTGTTCGAGGGAACGGCTGTCTCGACCGACATCGTCGAGGGCGAGGCCGACCACGGCGTGCTGGCGGCGACGTGGTTCCAGAACCTCCCCGAACGTCTCCACGAGATTCCACAACGGAAGTCCGAGGAAGCCGAGTGA
- the crtD gene encoding carotenoid 3,4-desaturase, translating to MSSLSGTAVTVVGGGFGGLSAACYLADAGADVRVLEKNDHVGGRASQLEAEGFRFDMGPSWYLMPDVFERFFAYFGREPSDFYDLEPLDPHYRIFFKDGDRLDVTGDHEEMRDLFESYEPGAGEAFDDYLETSESHYETAMNKFVYEDRSRLRDWIDLDVLTAAPVGLQLIGSMQGHVEDYFEHPKLQQIMQYTLVFLGGSPKNTPALYNMMSHVDFNLGVYYPEGGIYSVVDGLVELGTDLGVTYETSAEVDEITRRKDGFLVQTKAGDVSHPDRVVVNADYAHAERELLPDHERQYDDDYWDDRTYAPSAFLMYLGVEGDVEPLEHHTLVLPTDWEPHFDDIFEEPDWPDDPAYYLCVPSKTDDTVAPDGHSNLFALVPVAPGLHDGEAIREEYREKILADIAENTGVDLRDRIVYEKQFAVSDFGERYNATEGTALGLAHTLRQTALLRPNNRSSAVDGLYFTGSFTTPGIGVPMCLISGEHTAQALIDDAQ from the coding sequence ATGAGTTCCCTCTCCGGAACGGCAGTTACGGTCGTCGGGGGCGGCTTCGGCGGGCTTTCAGCGGCCTGCTATCTGGCCGATGCCGGTGCTGACGTCCGTGTGTTGGAAAAGAACGACCATGTCGGCGGCCGAGCCTCACAACTGGAGGCCGAGGGGTTCCGGTTCGATATGGGTCCCTCCTGGTATCTGATGCCCGACGTCTTCGAGCGCTTTTTCGCGTACTTCGGGCGCGAGCCGAGCGACTTCTACGACCTGGAGCCCCTCGACCCCCACTATCGGATCTTCTTCAAGGACGGCGACCGACTCGACGTGACCGGCGACCACGAGGAGATGCGTGACCTGTTCGAATCTTACGAACCCGGGGCCGGCGAGGCGTTCGACGACTACCTGGAGACCAGCGAGTCCCACTACGAGACGGCGATGAACAAGTTCGTCTACGAGGACCGCTCGCGCCTGCGTGACTGGATTGATCTGGACGTGCTGACCGCCGCACCGGTCGGGCTCCAGCTCATCGGCTCGATGCAGGGCCACGTCGAGGACTACTTCGAACACCCGAAGCTCCAGCAGATCATGCAGTACACGCTGGTGTTCCTCGGTGGCTCGCCGAAGAACACGCCGGCGCTGTACAACATGATGAGCCACGTCGACTTCAACCTCGGCGTCTACTACCCCGAGGGGGGCATCTACAGCGTAGTCGACGGGCTCGTGGAACTGGGGACCGACCTCGGAGTCACCTACGAGACGAGCGCGGAAGTCGACGAGATCACCCGCCGGAAGGACGGGTTCCTCGTCCAGACCAAGGCAGGCGACGTGTCACACCCCGACCGCGTGGTCGTCAACGCCGACTACGCCCACGCCGAGCGGGAACTGTTGCCCGACCACGAACGCCAGTACGACGACGACTACTGGGACGACCGGACCTACGCCCCGTCGGCGTTTCTCATGTACCTGGGCGTCGAGGGCGACGTCGAGCCCCTGGAACACCACACGCTCGTGCTCCCGACTGACTGGGAGCCCCACTTCGACGACATCTTCGAGGAACCCGACTGGCCCGACGACCCGGCCTACTACCTCTGTGTCCCCTCGAAGACCGACGACACGGTCGCTCCCGACGGACACTCGAATCTGTTCGCCCTCGTCCCCGTCGCGCCGGGACTCCACGACGGCGAGGCGATCCGTGAGGAGTACCGCGAGAAGATCCTGGCCGACATCGCCGAGAACACGGGCGTGGACCTGCGGGACCGCATCGTCTACGAGAAACAGTTCGCCGTCTCGGACTTCGGCGAGCGGTACAACGCCACGGAGGGCACCGCGCTCGGCCTGGCCCACACGCTGCGCCAGACGGCGCTGCTCCGGCCGAACAACCGCTCTTCGGCCGTCGACGGGCTCTACTTCACGGGCTCGTTTACGACGCCCGGCATCGGGGTCCCGATGTGTCTCATCAGCGGCGAACACACGGCACAGGCACTGATCGACGACGCCCAATGA
- a CDS encoding cupin domain-containing protein, with protein MSDESDSNSRSDLTPRSLDYTHLPDQTMYKVSLDDASCVQQGGEDIRTYPVCVTNEFKQLYFEMGPGATIDWHTHTPSFDEVCLCLAGRARYTLAQEDGTEQVIEVQPREFVYLPGGARHTIEAIGDERHEGLVTMPPEPVGRMELLEGAAPYDPDNWPIALWVDRKHDELVRKDAAAVSE; from the coding sequence ATGAGCGACGAAAGTGATTCGAACAGCCGTTCCGATCTGACCCCGCGATCCCTCGATTACACCCACCTCCCCGACCAGACGATGTACAAGGTGTCCCTCGACGACGCGAGTTGTGTCCAGCAGGGCGGCGAGGACATCCGGACGTACCCCGTCTGTGTCACGAACGAGTTCAAACAGCTGTACTTCGAGATGGGTCCCGGCGCGACGATCGACTGGCACACCCACACCCCGAGCTTCGACGAAGTCTGCCTGTGTCTGGCCGGGAGAGCCCGTTACACGCTAGCACAGGAAGACGGCACTGAGCAGGTCATCGAAGTACAACCGCGCGAGTTCGTCTACCTCCCGGGCGGCGCCCGTCACACGATCGAGGCGATCGGTGACGAGCGACACGAGGGCCTCGTGACGATGCCGCCCGAGCCGGTCGGCCGGATGGAACTGCTCGAAGGCGCTGCCCCGTACGATCCCGACAACTGGCCCATCGCCCTCTGGGTCGACCGTAAACACGACGAACTCGTCCGCAAGGACGCCGCGGCCGTCTCCGAGTGA
- a CDS encoding DUF7553 family protein: MTREELGAASEALESAAESTDSDDARERLSELAAQLDRLSTADRGPDHGRLARIQSALDDLGSGDGSDVAASISEADDHINDYRSDLDGV; the protein is encoded by the coding sequence ATGACTCGCGAGGAACTCGGTGCAGCGAGCGAAGCACTCGAATCGGCCGCCGAATCGACAGACAGCGACGACGCCCGCGAACGCCTCTCGGAGCTGGCCGCACAGCTCGACCGGCTCTCGACGGCGGACCGCGGTCCCGACCACGGGCGACTCGCCCGGATTCAGTCGGCGCTCGACGACCTCGGTAGCGGCGACGGCAGCGACGTGGCGGCGTCGATCTCGGAGGCCGACGACCACATCAACGACTACCGCTCGGACCTCGACGGCGTCTGA
- a CDS encoding TIGR00300 family protein, whose protein sequence is MTVSRVVELEGHIIDSGTMQSCFGLIMDLGGSFTVEAFDIGRRKEEESYARLLVEADDEDALQTIVHELHQIGANPADPKDATFEPAPADKVVPHGFYSTTNHPTDIRYEGEWLTVDDIEMDCAVVVEDGDRSPTGDPRAYTKVLNAVEAGDLIVTGDTGIRVRPPDRPRDTGGAFGFMKGGVSSERPSESTIRKVATAIEETKNEGGTVLAVCGPALVHSGAREDLARLVREGYVDMLSAGNGFAVHDIERDLYGTSLGMDTETLDHPRHGHKHHIYAISEVIREGSIEAAVESGTIESGVMYECVEHDRPFVLAGSIRDDGPLPDTITDAVEAQNAIREQAHEADMVLLLSTLLHSVAVGNCLPSTARVVCVDINPATVTQLLDRGSAQAVGMVTDIGTFVPILADELIDGE, encoded by the coding sequence ATGACCGTCTCCCGCGTCGTCGAACTGGAGGGACACATCATCGACTCCGGAACGATGCAGTCCTGTTTCGGCCTCATCATGGACCTGGGCGGCTCCTTTACCGTCGAGGCGTTCGACATCGGCCGGCGGAAGGAGGAGGAGTCCTACGCCCGCCTGCTGGTTGAGGCCGACGACGAGGACGCCCTCCAGACGATCGTCCACGAACTCCACCAGATCGGCGCGAACCCCGCCGACCCCAAGGACGCGACGTTCGAACCCGCTCCCGCCGACAAAGTGGTGCCACACGGCTTCTACTCGACGACGAACCACCCGACGGATATCCGCTACGAGGGCGAGTGGCTCACGGTCGACGACATCGAGATGGACTGTGCCGTGGTCGTCGAGGACGGCGATCGGAGTCCAACGGGCGACCCCCGAGCGTACACGAAGGTCCTCAACGCCGTCGAGGCGGGCGATCTGATCGTCACCGGCGACACCGGCATCCGTGTCCGGCCCCCGGACCGGCCGCGGGACACCGGCGGTGCCTTCGGCTTCATGAAAGGCGGCGTCTCCTCGGAACGGCCCTCGGAGTCGACGATCCGGAAGGTCGCGACGGCGATCGAGGAGACGAAAAACGAGGGCGGAACCGTCCTCGCGGTCTGTGGCCCCGCGCTCGTCCACTCCGGCGCTCGCGAGGACCTCGCCCGCCTGGTCCGAGAGGGGTACGTCGACATGCTCTCGGCCGGCAACGGCTTCGCCGTCCACGACATCGAGCGGGACCTCTATGGCACCTCGTTGGGGATGGACACGGAGACGCTCGATCACCCCCGCCACGGCCACAAACACCACATCTACGCCATCAGCGAGGTGATCCGCGAGGGCTCTATCGAGGCCGCCGTCGAGTCCGGGACCATCGAGTCCGGCGTCATGTACGAGTGCGTCGAGCACGACCGGCCGTTCGTCCTGGCCGGGTCGATCCGCGACGACGGCCCGCTGCCCGACACCATCACCGATGCCGTCGAGGCACAGAACGCCATCCGCGAGCAGGCCCACGAGGCCGACATGGTGTTGCTGCTCTCGACGCTGTTGCACTCGGTCGCCGTCGGGAACTGTCTACCCTCGACGGCTCGGGTCGTCTGTGTCGATATCAATCCCGCGACGGTCACGCAGTTGCTCGATCGTGGCTCTGCCCAAGCCGTCGGGATGGTCACCGACATCGGGACCTTCGTGCCGATTCTGGCCGACGAGTTGATCGACGGGGAGTAG
- a CDS encoding NADH:flavin oxidoreductase/NADH oxidase, which translates to MTALFSPLELRETTVPNRVMVSPMCQYSCDDRDGLATDWHRVHLGSRAVGGAGLVMTEATAVEPRGRISPEDLGIWSDDHRAALEPITEFVSAQGSVPAIQLAHAGRKASTSRPWEGHEPVAPEDGGWDVVGPSGEPWPYDGEAPRTEQLDQQGIERVIDSFRSGAERALAAGFEVAEVHAAHGYLLHEFLSPVTNHREDDYGGDFDDRTRLTREVTAAVREVWPDDKPVFVRISATDWLPDWDAWTVEDSVRLADQLADVGANLIDVSGGGIHPQSRPESAGPNYQLRYAERIRAETDSDIAVGAVGGITTPEQAEAVIANERADLAIVGREHLRDPYFALHAADALDATDEIEGPPQYRRAIGF; encoded by the coding sequence ATGACAGCGCTGTTCTCACCATTGGAACTCCGCGAGACGACGGTCCCGAACCGCGTGATGGTCTCGCCGATGTGTCAGTACTCCTGTGACGACAGGGACGGCCTGGCGACCGACTGGCACCGCGTCCACCTGGGCTCGCGTGCCGTCGGCGGGGCGGGTCTCGTGATGACCGAAGCCACCGCCGTCGAGCCGCGCGGACGCATCTCCCCGGAGGACCTGGGGATCTGGAGCGACGACCACCGGGCCGCACTGGAACCGATCACCGAGTTCGTCAGCGCACAGGGGAGCGTCCCGGCGATCCAGTTGGCACACGCCGGGCGGAAAGCCTCGACGAGTCGGCCCTGGGAGGGACACGAACCGGTCGCTCCCGAGGACGGCGGCTGGGACGTGGTCGGCCCCAGCGGCGAGCCCTGGCCCTACGACGGCGAGGCCCCCCGGACCGAGCAACTGGATCAGCAGGGGATCGAGCGGGTGATCGATTCCTTCCGGAGCGGTGCCGAGCGAGCACTCGCCGCGGGGTTCGAGGTCGCCGAGGTCCACGCTGCCCACGGCTACCTGCTCCACGAGTTCCTCTCGCCCGTGACAAACCACCGCGAGGACGACTACGGCGGCGACTTCGACGATCGGACCCGCCTGACCCGCGAGGTGACGGCGGCCGTCCGCGAGGTCTGGCCCGACGACAAGCCGGTCTTCGTGCGGATCTCCGCGACGGACTGGCTCCCCGACTGGGACGCCTGGACGGTCGAGGACTCGGTCCGGCTGGCCGACCAACTGGCCGACGTCGGCGCGAACCTGATCGACGTCAGCGGCGGCGGCATCCACCCACAGTCCCGGCCGGAGTCCGCCGGCCCGAACTACCAACTGCGGTACGCCGAACGCATCCGCGCCGAGACGGACAGCGACATCGCCGTCGGTGCGGTCGGCGGCATCACCACGCCGGAACAGGCCGAAGCGGTCATCGCCAACGAGCGGGCCGATCTGGCGATCGTCGGTCGGGAACACCTCCGGGACCCGTACTTCGCGCTCCACGCCGCCGACGCGCTGGACGCGACCGACGAGATCGAGGGACCGCCCCAGTACCGCCGTGCCATCGGGTTCTGA
- a CDS encoding prenyltransferase, which translates to MSTVTDRLAEVVPSEESRIGYLLRLSRPRFWLYQGGPVIVAATYAADGPAELFSPLSIALFLYFTVPANVFLYGVNDVFDADVDEHNPKKDEGREVSFRSEDAAVTATIVVSGLLALAFVPWLPPLGLLALGAWAVLSVEYSAPPMRFKTTPFLDSISNGLYILPGVVAYAAIEGVAPPATAVAGAWLWTMGMHTFSAIPDIEPDRAAGIETTATFLGESNTYYYCVMCWLTAAFVFTYTHWVFGLLLLIYPGLVFGILGIGVDIDEAYWWYPAINTVVGMVFTMLGLWVMLYG; encoded by the coding sequence ATGAGCACCGTCACGGACCGTCTCGCCGAGGTCGTCCCCTCGGAAGAGAGCCGTATCGGCTACCTACTGCGGCTCTCCCGACCCCGGTTCTGGCTCTACCAGGGCGGTCCGGTCATCGTGGCAGCGACCTACGCGGCCGACGGACCGGCCGAACTGTTCTCGCCGCTGTCGATCGCGCTGTTCCTGTATTTCACGGTGCCGGCCAACGTCTTCCTCTACGGCGTCAACGACGTCTTCGACGCCGATGTCGACGAGCACAACCCGAAGAAAGACGAGGGCCGCGAGGTGAGTTTCCGGAGCGAGGACGCCGCCGTCACCGCGACGATCGTCGTCTCCGGGCTCCTCGCGCTGGCGTTCGTCCCGTGGCTGCCGCCGCTCGGCCTACTCGCGCTCGGTGCGTGGGCGGTCCTCTCGGTGGAGTACTCCGCGCCGCCGATGCGGTTCAAGACCACGCCGTTTCTCGATTCGATCTCGAACGGATTGTATATCCTCCCTGGTGTCGTCGCCTACGCCGCCATCGAGGGGGTCGCGCCGCCGGCCACGGCCGTCGCCGGTGCCTGGCTCTGGACGATGGGGATGCACACCTTCTCGGCGATCCCCGATATCGAACCCGACCGCGCGGCCGGTATCGAGACGACCGCGACGTTCCTGGGGGAGTCCAACACCTACTACTACTGCGTGATGTGCTGGCTCACCGCCGCGTTCGTCTTCACCTACACCCACTGGGTGTTCGGGTTGCTCCTGTTGATCTACCCCGGACTCGTCTTCGGCATCCTCGGCATCGGCGTCGACATCGACGAGGCATACTGGTGGTATCCGGCGATCAACACCGTCGTCGGGATGGTGTTCACGATGCTCGGCCTGTGGGTGATGCTGTATGGCTGA
- a CDS encoding phosphoribosylamine--glycine ligase, which yields MDTRNFLFCSLDAALITDLAWQVHREGHDVKYYIEAESDREIGDGFVPKTDDWRADVEWADVIVFDDIWVGSEIGTGELARELREQGKAVVGGTPNTDHLEEDRGYAMEILEEHGVNTVEHRVFSDFDAGIQHVRENPAPYVIKPLGEVQNVKRLLYVGNEDDGSDVVDVLTAYKKAWGHRMKGFQLQRKVDGVEVAICGFFDGEEFIDQVNFNFEHKKLFPGNIGPSTGEMGTSMFWAGQNKLFKETFGKLEGWLAEEGYVGSIDLNCIVNDNGIYPLEFTPRFGYPTIALQEESIESSTAEFFYDLAHGNDPELAVHGGYQVAVRVVLPPFPFDDGKTYDENSRNAAVVFETDHRDGVHIEDAKRVDGQWRVAGDNGMPVVVTGMGETMQQAREQCYDRLDDIVMPNMYYRDDIGERWIDGDGDRLQAWGYLGP from the coding sequence ATGGATACCCGGAACTTCCTCTTCTGTTCGCTGGACGCCGCGCTGATCACCGATCTCGCCTGGCAGGTCCATCGCGAGGGCCACGACGTGAAATACTACATCGAAGCCGAGAGCGACCGGGAGATCGGCGACGGGTTCGTCCCGAAGACCGACGACTGGCGTGCGGACGTCGAGTGGGCCGACGTGATCGTCTTCGACGACATCTGGGTCGGCTCGGAGATCGGGACCGGCGAACTCGCACGGGAGTTACGCGAGCAGGGGAAAGCCGTCGTCGGCGGGACACCGAACACCGACCACCTCGAAGAGGACCGCGGCTACGCGATGGAGATTCTCGAAGAGCACGGCGTGAATACCGTCGAACACCGCGTCTTCAGCGACTTCGATGCCGGCATCCAGCACGTCCGAGAGAACCCTGCCCCGTACGTCATCAAACCGCTGGGCGAAGTCCAGAACGTCAAGCGCTTGCTCTACGTCGGCAACGAAGACGACGGGAGTGACGTCGTTGACGTGCTGACGGCGTACAAGAAGGCGTGGGGCCACCGGATGAAAGGGTTCCAGCTACAGCGGAAAGTCGACGGCGTCGAAGTCGCGATCTGTGGGTTCTTCGACGGCGAAGAGTTCATCGATCAGGTCAACTTCAACTTCGAGCACAAGAAGCTGTTTCCGGGAAACATCGGTCCCTCGACCGGCGAGATGGGAACGTCGATGTTCTGGGCCGGACAGAACAAATTATTCAAAGAAACGTTCGGCAAACTCGAAGGCTGGCTCGCCGAGGAGGGGTACGTCGGGAGCATCGACCTGAACTGTATCGTGAACGACAACGGGATCTACCCACTGGAGTTCACGCCGCGGTTCGGCTACCCGACGATCGCACTGCAGGAGGAATCGATCGAGTCCTCGACCGCCGAGTTCTTCTACGACCTCGCACACGGTAACGACCCCGAGCTGGCGGTCCACGGCGGCTATCAGGTCGCGGTGCGGGTCGTCCTGCCGCCGTTCCCGTTCGACGACGGGAAGACCTACGACGAGAACTCCCGGAACGCCGCGGTCGTCTTCGAGACCGATCACCGCGACGGCGTCCACATCGAGGACGCGAAACGGGTCGACGGCCAGTGGCGGGTCGCGGGCGACAACGGCATGCCGGTCGTCGTCACGGGCATGGGGGAGACGATGCAACAGGCCCGCGAGCAGTGTTACGACCGGCTCGACGACATCGTGATGCCGAACATGTACTACCGGGACGACATCGGCGAGCGCTGGATCGACGGCGACGGCGACCGGCTCCAGGCGTGGGGGTATCTGGGGCCGTAG